gagaatgttctgtggactgatgagttgaaattggaactgtttggaagacaggggttccgttacatctggcataaatcAAAcccagaattccacaaaaagaacatcacacttacagtcaagcatggtggtggtattgTAATGGCCTgaggatgctctgctgcttcagggcctgggcaacttgcaataattgagggaaacatgaattctgctctctaccagaaaatcctaaaggagaatgtctggtcttcagtctgtaagttgtcTCATAATCCATAAGTTAATAgtctcaagcacaactggattataaGAGTAAGTtgtagaagtaagtgaaagactgatctccagttatcgaaagtgtttggttgcagttattgccgCTAAAGTGACACAACCAgatttttaagtttaagggggcaattagtttttcacattggtgttggagaactttttttattattcaataaatttaataaaaactgtattgtgtgtttactcaggttacctttgttttatgctgtatttTGCTCTAAAACTAGTAATatgacacatacacaaaaacagaagaaatctgggtggggcaaatactttttcacagcactgtatgttatccttcatgtgtatgcatgtagatggcaatttttttaaatgtatactcTCCACAGCAGCAAGGCACTTACTATACACAGCCCCTGTATGCTGCGCCGCCTCATGTCATTCATCACACTACAGTGGTTCAGCCCAATGGCATGCCAGCGGCTATATACGCTCCTCCCATCCCTCCTCCACGCCCTAATGGAGTCGCCATGGGAATGGTAGCAGGCACTACTATGGCAATGTCAGCGGGTAAGTGTAAAATATTGTTGATTAGAGCTGGgcaatataatatgatatatcaGTATTATGTCTTCACTAGTATTGTCAGTATTTTTATACCAATTATAAACAATTTGTAATTCTTAACATTTTATACTGAATCTGTGAAATTGTAACGTTCAGATTTTGTAAAGAATTTTCAGTGgtaaataattaatcaaataaaagtataatcgagtttttccacaagtcatttttaaaatgcagcaTTATTGTTTTGCTGGGAGGTTGCTAGCAGACTTGTATGTCTTCAGAATTTTGTGCTAAATGCTACTAAACAGCGCTTCAAACTGCACATTAATTAAAAGCCATACACTGGATTCAAAGTATATTTAGAGCtttagtgcttttttttcagGCTGCACTTTTAAAGAtgaaaataataagaagaataaataaaaaagaataaatctgTATATTATACAATTTCATAATTACTTGACACTTAAACAATCAAACACTTCAGTAGAGGTGTTAATTAGGAGTGAGGTCCTGCATGACCCAACAGAAAAGTTGTGGGAGCAGGTGGCTTTTACTCTTATTACATGCAAGTGGTCATATGAATATTATGCGAGAAAGAAAGGCATGATTAAGACGTTGTTTTACATGGGAGTGTACtggaggcagtgtgatactCGCGGCGCTCTATGTAACAGGTTTACCTCACCTGGTGTAAACTGGAATTTACTCATTTGTTCAATTCTTCGATCATgtttagtaactgctttatccaggtcagggtctgtagttttatttgttataattttggaaaattgaggttcattagaaaatatcacagaCAGGTACAAACTAAAATAACTGCAGAAGCAGGTAGGATTGGGATTAAAAGCATATCCTAAAAAAGTGATTATGTTCCATTAAAGCAAAAGGAAGGCCAGTTCCCAGTGTAGTATTACCCAGTATCTAGTTGACTGTAGAATTGGGTTCAGTGTTTCGAGAATGCTGAAGTTTATTTAtcccgattttttttttcctatctcaccatttttttgttgttgttttcttttacactTTCCCGAGAAGACTACAGTACAGCTTCCCTCAGAAAACCATTAGTGAAAGTATTAGTTCAATAGTGGCATAGTCGGTACAACCCGTAGTATACTTTCctatttttaaagtttttctGTACCAAGAATGGTACAACctgttgctttatttttctccaGTTTGTTGAGAATGTGTCCAGATTGTTATCTAGTGTAATGTATATACGTGAATAATAAAGCAGTTTCTTGatcatgtgaaatattttaaacaagtgTTACACATCCTGTAACAACAGTTAAATGAACATATCAACACAACTGGCTTCTCCCTGATTGTCGGGTATTTGGAAGCTACTGTGTTATTTATGGACTGTTCACAAACTttatacagtgctctccactaatattggcatccttggtgaatatgagcaaagaaggctgtggaaaaattgtctttttttgttgttgaacaatttcctgttcctagtcccaggtgtactaaagaaaatgtaaaatattattgggaatatactttaaatatatttttctcaaatgAACTCCTAGGCATGCCAgtaattgttacacacctatatttaacacagatatttttgataaacctgtgttgtttgcaattgtttgatatccatgagagcagagaattttggtaaattttttgaacaaaagatcaaaacaataaagacaatttttcacagccttctttgctcatatttaccaaggttgCCAATATTTGTGCAGGGCACTGTATTTCTGAAGTACTAATGCTAACTGAATCTACCTACCATGATTTATGCTTTTATCATGCCTCTGTCTATTTCTGCATCCATTTTATGCAGTCCTGTCTTGTTTTTCATGATAGCGatgggattttatttatttatttatgtatttatttattgcatgtgTGCATGGTCAGGTGGTATGTAATATCTCCTCCTTTCCACAGGGACTTTATTAACAACTCACTCCCCAACTGCAGTAGCTCCCCACCCCGTCACAGTGCCTACATATCGACCCCCTGGCACACCCACCTACAGCTATGTGCCCCCTCAGTGGTGAACAGATAGCACTGTGAGTACAAACCCTTATCTCAGTTCCTACTGCTatacagaaaaatgtagaaTATGCAGCATTTTATTCTCTAACAGTCCCCTGTGTCCTCCCCAGGTTAGAAGATGATAGATATGCATTTGCACAGTCCAGTATTTTACAGCTACAGTTGGGGCTGATGCCACATGTGTTCCCAGCCAATCGTTCTTCCTTCTAAGCATAATGTGAATCTGAACCCCGTTGGACGAAGAAAGAAAATTTTGGAGCGGGAATGAAAACCTTTCCGTTTCCGATCACATTTGTTAGCATTACTCATGTTCTCTGGCATATTTCACATCAGAAGACTAGCTCTTCATGCAGACTTGTGTTTTGTGGACTGTCTTGCAGTTTTTATAGCATTTAACTCTTGAagtggttggaaaaaaaaagagaagggaaGTGGAATTAGTTTGTATTTGGAATCCATATTGAAGTGAGTGCATGTACGTAttgaaaataataatgctaGCTGAATCTACCTGCCATGATTGATGCAAAACCATCAAAAGTTTATAAGAAGCAACATCCAAACTGTTAGGGCCAACGCAGCAACTTCACATCTCTAATGcagtgtctttattgttgttacatagaaaatataaattatgttttccattaaaaaaaaaaaaagacagtgttGTACAATTCTTACATTGCTTTGGTTTTAACATGGGTTTTAATTTGATTAATTGTAACAGATGTCTGTATCTGGGTAACACATGTTACTCTTCTGCCACTTTGTATGTGAATGTTGGGTtgggtattttttatttttgtgcctCAAACACAGATTTCCATTTCCGTTATGATGGTTTATCATTCCTCGTGCTCTTGCTACAGAAACTTATTGCACATCTTTGCCTGTGTGGAAACAGATTGGTTAGCTGAGCTGCCAAATATACCAGTGTATTGGTGCTGAAAGCATGCCTACTTATTTCTGTGCTTTTAGGGTTTGCATTTGCTAAAGAATTGACAAAGAGTGATGGTGGAATCATTgcttatctaacacattttgACATGTAGTAAAAACAAATTTATGTGGCCAATTTATAACCCAGGCATATTTGATAACACTACTGAGGACATAGTAAGTTATTGGAGACATTTGGTTAAGAAACCCCAAAACACTTACATTGCTTGTTACCTCAAGGTTGCACCATTACTGACTGAAATTCATTGTCTTTTTACTTATTCATATTGCCTATGTCGCCTTGGTTAAAGaatgttttgtaatgtttgtgtttttgttttgtactttCAAGAAagaccaaaaataaatacaataatgaACATTGTCTTTAGTCTTGAGTGCTAAGAGTTAAAGAGccaaattggaaaaaaaaaactacaccagACCAGAAGGTCAGCAGCAGCAACATAAAGCATGGTGGTTGAGGTCATGTGTACTAGAAAAACTTTGTTAAGCCAATGTTGATCAGCATGATCCATTTTCCCACCACACCATTGCACCTCCACCTCCTACCTTGGCTGTTGCTGtagttgggtccatggattcaagCTCTAACTGGCTGTATATTGCAGAGGGTGTAAGATCCATCAGACCAGGTGAGGGGTTTCCAGTCTTAGACTGTCCGGTTTTGGTGGGCCTGTGCCCGCTGGGGCCTTGGATTCCTGTTGTAGACTGATGGCAGTGGTGCGTGATGTGATCCGCAGCTGTCATGGCCTGTCCACTCtctaaactctagagactgttatgtgtgaaaatcccaggagatcagcatttttttaaatgctcaaaccagcccatctggaaCCAACAACTGTGCTgttgttaaagtcacagagatcacactcttccccattctgatattggatgtgaacattaactgaaactttTGGCCtttatctgtatgattttatgtattgtccTGCCACATGACTGACTGATACAGACTGTACTGTAATAATGGCATGTGAGTCTATCATGCATAGGCAACTTAATtcctaagaaaaaaaattgtcaaattTGACATTCGCATATGAGACAGTAAATTCTTGTCATTAAACATTTTGAAAGTGTGTTATGCTGtgagaggaaatgaaatgatataATGGCATaagaattaaacaaaatttCCCTTTTCATTAAAAGCTGCTTCTGTAGATACTAAACACCTGCGTAGTTCTTCGAAATAAAATCTAATTACTATggacattaaaaataattttaaaaaaattagccTACACTACTCTGCTGGGGgaaaaaccctcatagaatttgtgatggttataatgggaattgtattgtttttaatggaaagtGTAACAGTCCCTGTGGGTGTCTATTGGTAATTTGATGCCTTCTATTGGTTACATGTTATATCTAGTTGATACCATTAAAGACCAGTAAtgctaatggttttaatggttagctgatggtttgtaatgatatttgcagtagaaaccattagaatttctgtaatggtgtatatatattttttttccagcagggtaaatactttattatttatttatttttattaataagtaATTAATCTGCCTGTAATGTTTTCTTCAACATGGACACCATGTAGGCTCTTTAGAGCAGGAATAACTAGTAGCAATTTGTGCTGGAAGTGGCAAAAAAGTACCTTTTTACATCATGCATAGTAATGCTGTTTGGTCTAGCCATTTTTGGTATGATTTTTCTAAATTCTTGGGTGATTAGTTAGGCTTGATGCTGCCAATATCGCCATGTCTATGTCTACTGGGGGATAGAACTGAAATACCTAGTGAGAACAAGAGAGAACTCTCAGTCCTGATAGTTGGAATTGTTACAGCAGCTAGAATAATATTGCAACACTGGAAATCACCCAGGCCTCCAACTCTCAAAGAATGGAGGGTGCTGATGTTGGAAACAGCCtcatatggaaaaataaaataaaaatactgaccAGTATCGAAGGGAAAGGTCCTGTGCTATTGGGAATCTGGAATAATTTTATGAACTGGACCATCTCTTAAAAAGTGTTTACATTTCTATATGAGACTAAATGGTAACTAAATGCTGTATTTACCATAGATCTCTGTAgagattgtgagtgtgtgtgtgttaactttTGGGTTAACAGGGCATTAGCAAATTTCCACACTACTATACATCTGGTAGCCTATACATGACATCTTTCATTGTGTCTCTTAAATCCAGAAAGAAAGCCAGTTTCCTGTACATTATGTTTGAACAGGCATTTTAAGGATTTGTCACCCTACCGTCTGCatcatgtgtatttatttatttatttatttatttatttatttgataaaatgaaaaatagtaacaaaaataaaaattccctTGGATAAatagtggaaaaaataaataaataaataaatgaataaatacaaatatttatccAAGACGGAATCTTTTACATTGTCACTGTACCGCACGCCCTCTAGTGGCCCTTTGCTTTATTAGCGGCAATTAAACTACAGCGTTCCAAAACCGTTAAATTACTCCACATATGCGACCGTTGAAGAGCACGCGCtcttttaatattcatttgaaaataaaacacCTAGAAGCCGTGAGAGCAATTTAACAACCACCTCACATGACCAGTTTTACTAATCATTTCCGTTTTTGGAACCATTTACGGTATCACACCTATGGTAAGGGGcatttaacttgtttttttcctcatgagttttttttttatttttttattttcgtAATACTATTACCCCTGTCATATAGATCAGCTAATCTATATCCTATTCTTCTGGAGGGTAAGTTAACCTAACCTAGATTCCTAAaccttttgttatttttgatcatgaataatttttaaatgttcaagGTACTTTTAACATGcttaaagtgtgtgtgcaaatgATTTTAATTAATATAGAATTCAAATTATAATACCATCATAGGTTAGTTAGCTACTAAAACTAGCGCCTGTTGGCAGTATCACTGACCTGTTGACTATTTACTATTAGTATTGatgtattatatacatataataatgtTAGTATTATTTTTGACGTATTTATTAGGTCTGGGTAAAAAATATCGATTCTCCGATTTTAATCGATCTTCAATTTAACGAAACGATATCTATACGGGTAATCGGCGAATCGATTCTTAATGCGAGTGCTTTACTTGAGAGGATGTGAATATTATCTGTAGTTCGACtctcgtcctgaagatgtcgccatctttcatgttttgaatttggaaaacggttttatttcttaaacatgtttcaacttgttaatgaatttcactgttgcacatttacaatattttttattgtattttatatatattttaatacacatatttttgatttcttgttacaatgtttgttactcaaaataaaaagtatatcAACATAATTGTTGAATAACAGCACCACATAAAAGGACTTTataaattctaattctaattctaaattcttgattcCTATCAGTCAGTAGTAAGGTTGGTCTTTCGATCTGCACAATAAAGGGCAAATCGCCTGTGTGTCAATACGgacttcagggtgaaacttttccacGGGCGTCCTCTGGTtttcttgttgtccagaaaagctgaaaagatttGTGCCAAATTGTCATGGAagttagacaacactcgcagactcgtcctctgaaggtaaaaaggtttattacagaaagatggttaataaaggatagaataaagcaggatagaataatgagagcgctctgaagcacttgtgctgaaccactactatatatatgaaaggcagagcatgacataattctgtgtactgataagaagcggtttgaggcagttcaaacaggctttgtttcagggtcttagaagatgtgcagatgattctctctctctctctctctctctctctctctctctctcacacacacacacacacacacacacacacacacacacacacacacacacacagtttacattatatttacatttacatatacacaaacCGGTCATgcaataatgtatttttttctttgtttaactTGATTTTAGAGTCAAAATACCttcatggatataaaaagttctCCTCTACAAGTTAATATGGAAAGTCAGTCTACTATGACTCAAGATTCTGCACTTCATCAGGTATTTTAAACCAAGCAGTAAGCATATTTAAGTCATTGGAGTATATTAGATACCATAGTTTTATGTCAGCAGAATTTTAGAATCAGTCAGAagcaatgaaattaaatgaaaaacccaATCAAATTATCTTATTTTGCCAGTACTAACATCAACATTGACTTGTGTACAActccagttttaaaaaaagttgggacactgcgtaaaatgtaaataaaaacagaatgaattgcaaatctcataaacccatatgttattcacaatagaacacagaaaacatatcaaatgtttttgGTAGGTAATTATAGGAAATTATAAATAAggtaataagaaaaaaaataaggtaattttgaatttgatggctgcaacacgtctcagaaaagttgggacaggggcaacaaaaaggctggaaaagtaagtattactaaaaagaaacagctggaagaACATTAAACAACTAATTAGATTAAGATATGCAAATTATTGCATTCTATTTTTTcgaatttacattttatacagcatCCCAATGTCTTTGGAATTGTGGTTGTAATATGGCACAATATAAATTCTTAATGGAGTCTTCATAGAGGGGTTGCACAAACTTTACACTCTATGACCAaaattatgtggacacctgaccattacgcCCATGTGTGGTTCTTTCCCAAACggttaccacaaagttggaagcacacaatcgTCTACTATGTGAGATCCATAAAGAtggacatggtttgccaaggttggagggGAAGAACTCAAATGGCATTCTGAGCCCTTACctcaacaccactgaacacctttgggatgaactggaacaccaactgcaccccaggcctcctcaactgacatcagtgcctgacctcactattGCTCTTGTAgttgaatgagcacaaatctacacagccatgctccaaaatctagtgggaatccttcacagaagagtggaggttattttaACAGAAAAGGAGGGAATACATCTGGAATGAGATATTCAAAAGGCACATATAAACAttatggccaggtgtccacaaatgttTGGGCATATAATGTAGCTGTGATTATAGCAGTTTCCTATAGTGGACTAATTATgccaaaatttatatatatataaattttagcATAATTAGTCCACTATAGAaaactactatatatatatacactgatcagcaatcacattaaaaccactgagaggtgatgtgaataacatcgattatcttgttacaagagcatctgtcaaggggtgggatatactatgcagcaagtgaacaatcagttctagaagttgatgtgttgtaaGTAGGAAAacgggcaagcgtaaggatctgagagactttgacaaggaccaaattgtgatggctagacgactgggtcagagcatctccaaaatggcagacCTTGTGGGGTGTTTCCCGTATACAGAGCTTAGAACCTAACAAATGTAATTGAAGGAAGGACAACCAACTACAGGTCAGCGAAGCATGAGGAGCGAAAGCTCATCAAGTGGACAGCAGCAAGAGGCTCTGGGCAATGATTTCTCtggaaactttgggtcctggcatttatgtgcatgttactttgacacgtactgcctacctaaacattgttgcagatcaagtacaccccttcatgacaGTGGTATttcctaatggcagtggcctctgtCAACAGGATAAtacgccctgccacactgcaaaaattgttcaggaatggtttgaggagcATGACTAAGAGTtgaaggtgttgacttggcctgcaaattccccagatctcaatccgatagAGTATCTGAGGACTgtgttggacaaacaagtccaatccatggaggctccacctcgcaacttacagggcTTAAAAGATCTGCTGATAACATTtgatgccagataccacagcacaccttcagaggtcttgtggagtccatgccttgatgagtcagagctgttttggtgacacaagggggacctacacaatattaggcaggtggttttaatgctatggctgatcggtatatctatctatctatctatctatctatctatctattatgcattaatttatttgtttatatatttatatattattttactttttttattttattttggcagATCTGGTCTTCTATAGTTTTGCACTAGCATTTTAGTGTCACAGTGTGTATACTTTCCAACTGAAACCAACATTTTACTTAGGAATTCACTTTAGCAACCTGTTCTCAGGAATAAACATTTCTGTGTATTGATATGTTATAAATTTTATAGACACATTAGCAGGTGACAGTATTGTGTATATTGTGATTCCACTAAAACACTAGATTTCAAAAATCATAAAGCATTGGATGTTTCTTTAGCAAGCACTGGGGAACTCCACAAATGGGAAATATGGAGAAGATATCTTTGATCCAAGTAGCTCCTACAGGTAACAAACcgcttgcttttttttaaaaaaaaattgtatttatagttaaattatactgttaaaaattttttaaagctGAAGTGTTTTGTGTGTTCAAGGAATAATCTGAATGAGCTTGGTTCGATTGCACCTATGGCCATGATGGTTGCAGAAACGTTGACAAATGAACAAGCTGCTCCCCCTAGTGTACACGCACCCACCTACTACAACACCAACAGAGGCCAGATTTGTAAGGCTTTTATGAAAAATCCAGTACAAATATTATTTAAGCTGCTGCTAGATGAGTTTAAGTCATTATTTGTATCAAAAGAATTCTTAACTGTTAGAATTTATATAATGTGCCTATAGATGACATCAAGTCTGAGGCAGCAGATTGGCAGATTGACAGCAGCGATCCGGGCTATCAGAGTTTCACCATATCCACTTCAGATGCCCCACAGCCATGCCCTGCCTTTGTCCAGTGTCTTCAATATTATGCCCCTGCCAACACAATGGTAGCTGAAGGTAAAGTTATGCTTTATTCACTGCCTCAATTGATTAAAAGTAATGTCACAGAGTTATGgatcaaattattatttttcaatatgTAAAACGTACATGGACAGCATTTAATAtgctgttatatattttttaattaatcgaTTAACCTAAAATAGATGGACATGGGTAGTTGTATTCAAAGGGATATCACAATGTGTGAATTAATCAATTAGGATATCTTAAAAGGAAAGCATTTAGGGAGGGGGCGGGGTGTCAAACATACCATACAACATGAATCTAACAGGAGggcaaggtaaaaaaaaaaaaaaaaacacattgtacacactcaccttttaatcattaaaaaaaaaaacccctccatTATCTGTTTTAAATTTCTCCCTAACCTCTTCAAAGTCAGTGTTAGAATTTGGCATCTGaaaattttgctactgtgtgtTACAATACGGCTTTGAAGCtaagaataacaacacaaaatgCTTTTGGCTTGAGGAAGGAGgaagagatggggggggggcgGGGATTGCTCAGACAGCCACTGAGCTACTGACATCAGGAGGCTGGTGATGTCATAGTGATGTCAATAGCTTTAATTGTAATTGCACACATAGCTAGTCAGTGTATGCTGAATGCAGACGGAGAAACACATGGCTATAATTAGAGAGGAGACAGAATCAGGTaagtttttattgattttttatgTTATAAATGGTACTATTGGTCATACATATTGTTCCTAATACATAACAGTATAGCATGGTGTTACAGCAAACAGTATAATATTTAAGACTGCTTTCAGGTTTTAGCTGAAAAAGCTCCTTTTAAATGTTGATAAAACTAGAGTATTCTGAAAATAAATAGTAACTTACCAAGTCTTGTGACTTTTGTAATGTTGTAAAATGTCCAGCTTTGTTAAGAGAATAGTTAAAAAGTGAACTATTTTCAGCTTGTTTTGAGACATTAAATTGTTAGTAATGGAATTCCTcatatatttatcatttatcataTGTTAGTAATGAAATACAAAGTCTATGTTCTAAACCTCTACAATAAGTAAAACAACAGCAAGTGCTTCCTGGTCTATACGGTTCTGTCTCCAGCCctccttttattctttttttacttttgctactctctctctctctctctctctctctctcacgcacacacacacgcacacacacacacacatattctctctctctctcacgcacacacacacacacatattctctctctctctctctctctctctctctcacacacacacacattctctctctcactcacacacacacacacacacacacaaggacacattctctctctctctctctctctctctctctctcgctccctctgtgtctctcaacCACCATccccctcccccttcctgcAACGCTTGAATGCTCAACCCACTCACTGACGTCATCATGCTTCCTGGAACTGGACGCCAGCAGGGAAATGTAAATGCTGAACAGCAAATAAGATGTACATTGACGTCAGTACAGAGTCATGCTGTGATTACCGGCAGTTCCTTTTGCAAGAACAAGACATTACAAAATTAATCATCTGTTATGTAATAAACCGTTGCTGCCTCTGAAAGACAGAGATGTccacagagaaaagaaaagagaaagagccTCAGGGAAATAGCTTTGTGAGAAAAAAGCAAGAAAGGTAAAATAAAACTTGAATGTATTGTTTAACATTCTGAACACTGGCGCTTTATCTGTGGTATCTGGTAGTAAAAGACAGTTTGGGGTCTTGGAAGTAGCTGTAgttaaaaacaggaagttta
This genomic window from Ictalurus punctatus breed USDA103 chromosome 1, Coco_2.0, whole genome shotgun sequence contains:
- the fam168b gene encoding myelin-associated neurite-outgrowth inhibitor isoform X3: MNPVYSPAPTGVPYANPKGIGYPAGFPVGYATAAPAYSPSVYSGANPAFPAGYAQGTPFKMSCSPTTGAVPPYSSSPNPYPAAVYPVRSSYPQQNPYAQQQGTYYTQPLYAAPPHVIHHTTVVQPNGMPAAIYAPPIPPPRPNGVAMGMVAGTTMAMSAGTLLTTHSPTAVAPHPVTVPTYRPPGTPTYSYVPPQW
- the cremb gene encoding cAMP responsive element modulator b isoform X5 — translated: MSQNTFMDIKSSPLQVNMESQSTMTQDSALHQQALGNSTNGKYGEDIFDPSSSYRNNLNELGSIAPMAMMVAETLTNEQAAPPSVHAPTYYNTNRGQIYDIKSEAADWQIDSSDPGYQSFTISTSDAPQPCPAFVQCLQYYAPANTMVAEAGTGDVSAYQICSPTSSLPQGVAMASSTSPLHSSQQLGEEASRKRELRLMKNRQAAKESRRRKREYVNCLEDHISMLEQQNKMLMEELKYLKESCAKKSR
- the cremb gene encoding cAMP responsive element modulator b isoform X4, translating into MSQNTFMDIKSSPLQVNMESQSTMTQDSALHQQALGNSTNGKYGEDIFDPSSSYRNNLNELGSIAPMAMMVAETLTNEQAAPPSVHAPTYYNTNRGQIYDIKSEAADWQIDSSDPGYQSFTISTSDAPQPCPAFVQCLQYYAPANTMVAEAGTGDVSAYQICSPTSSLPQGVAMASSTSPLHSSQQLGEEASRKRELRLMKNREAARECRRKKKEYVKCLENRVAVLENQNKTLIEELKALKDLYCRKTE
- the cremb gene encoding cAMP responsive element modulator b isoform X1 codes for the protein MEVRQHSQTRPLKSQNTFMDIKSSPLQVNMESQSTMTQDSALHQQALGNSTNGKYGEDIFDPSSSYRNNLNELGSIAPMAMMVAETLTNEQAAPPSVHAPTYYNTNRGQIYDIKSEAADWQIDSSDPGYQSFTISTSDAPQPCPAFVQCLQYYAPANTMVAEAGTGDVSAYQICSPTSSLPQGVAMASSTSPLHSSQQLGEEASRKRELRLMKNREAARECRRKKKEYVKCLENRVAVLENQNKTLIEELKALKDLYCRKTE
- the cremb gene encoding cAMP responsive element modulator b isoform X2, with amino-acid sequence MEVRQHSQTRPLKSQNTFMDIKSSPLQVNMESQSTMTQDSALHQQALGNSTNGKYGEDIFDPSSSYRNNLNELGSIAPMAMMVAETLTNEQAAPPSVHAPTYYNTNRGQIYDIKSEAADWQIDSSDPGYQSFTISTSDAPQPCPAFVQCLQYYAPANTMVAEAGTGDVSAYQICSPTSSLPQGVAMASSTSPLHSSQQLGEEASRKRELRLMKNRQAAKESRRRKREYVNCLEDHISMLEQQNKMLMEELKYLKESCAKKSR
- the cremb gene encoding cAMP responsive element modulator b isoform X3, coding for MEVRQHSQTRPLKSQNTFMDIKSSPLQVNMESQSTMTQDSALHQQALGNSTNGKYGEDIFDPSSSYRNNLNELGSIAPMAMMVAETLTNEQAAPPSVHAPTYYNTNRGQIYDIKSEAADWQIDSSDPGYQSFTISTSDAPQPCPAFVQCLQYYAPANTMVAEAGTGDVSAYQICSPTSSLPQGVAMASSTSPLHSSQQLGEEASRKRELRLMKNSGSRSQVGCDHAQGLCYRFQGSCTGMSPEEERVCQMSRESCCRA